One Mycolicibacterium crocinum DNA window includes the following coding sequences:
- a CDS encoding metal-dependent hydrolase family protein produces the protein MLTLKAAGYVDVDAGEIVRPGIVKVDGDRIVSVGGTPEGEIVDLGDAILLPGLMDMEVNLLMGGRGENPGLSQVQDDPPTRVLRAVGNARRTLRAGFTTVRNLGLFVKTGGYLLDVALGKAIDAGWIEGPRIVPAGHAITPTGGHLDPTMFAAFMPGVLELTIEEGIANGVDEIRKAVRYQIKHGAQLIKVCCSGGVMSLTGEAGAQHYSDEELRVIVDEAHRRGLRVAAHTHGAEAVKHAVACGIDCIEHGFLMDDEAIQMLVDNDRFLVTTRRLAQAMDVSHAPKVLQDKAAEMFPKAETSIKAAYEAGVKIAVGTDAPAIPHGKNADELVTLVEWGMPPAAVLRAATVVGADLINATDRGRIAEGLLADIIAVPGDPLSDITVTQNVSFVMKGGKVYVNKAD, from the coding sequence GTGCTGACCCTGAAGGCTGCCGGGTACGTCGACGTCGACGCGGGCGAGATCGTCCGCCCCGGCATCGTGAAGGTCGACGGCGACCGGATCGTTTCTGTCGGAGGCACCCCCGAGGGAGAGATCGTCGATCTCGGGGATGCCATCCTGCTGCCGGGTCTGATGGACATGGAGGTCAACCTCCTCATGGGTGGCCGGGGTGAGAACCCCGGCCTTTCCCAGGTTCAGGACGACCCGCCCACCCGGGTGTTGCGTGCGGTCGGCAACGCCCGCCGCACGCTGCGGGCGGGGTTCACCACGGTGCGCAACCTCGGTCTGTTCGTCAAGACCGGCGGCTACCTGCTCGACGTCGCACTGGGCAAGGCCATCGACGCGGGCTGGATCGAGGGTCCGCGTATCGTGCCTGCCGGACATGCCATCACCCCGACCGGCGGGCATTTGGATCCCACGATGTTCGCGGCGTTCATGCCCGGTGTGCTCGAGCTGACCATCGAGGAGGGCATCGCCAACGGGGTCGACGAGATCCGCAAGGCAGTGCGCTATCAGATCAAGCACGGCGCCCAGCTGATCAAGGTGTGCTGCTCGGGCGGCGTAATGTCGCTGACGGGTGAGGCTGGCGCACAACACTATTCGGACGAAGAGCTGCGTGTGATCGTCGACGAGGCGCACCGGCGCGGATTGCGTGTCGCCGCACACACCCACGGCGCCGAGGCCGTCAAGCATGCGGTGGCATGCGGTATCGACTGCATCGAGCACGGCTTCCTGATGGACGACGAGGCAATCCAGATGTTGGTCGACAACGACCGGTTCCTGGTGACCACTCGTCGGCTGGCGCAGGCGATGGACGTCTCGCATGCACCGAAGGTGCTGCAGGACAAGGCCGCCGAGATGTTCCCGAAGGCGGAGACCTCGATCAAGGCGGCCTACGAGGCCGGGGTGAAGATCGCCGTCGGCACCGACGCCCCCGCCATCCCGCACGGCAAGAACGCCGACGAGCTGGTGACCCTGGTGGAATGGGGAATGCCGCCGGCCGCGGTGCTGCGGGCGGCCACCGTGGTCGGCGCCGACCTGATCAACGCGACCGACCGGGGCCGGATCGCCGAGGGGTTACTTGCCGATATCATTGCCGTGCCTGGTGATCCGTTGTCCGACATCACCGTTACCCAGAACGTCAGCTTCGTCATGAAGGGCGGGAAAGTCTATGTCAACAAAGCGGACTGA
- a CDS encoding nuclear transport factor 2 family protein, producing the protein MSTKRTDDIVEIQQLLARYAVTITQLDVENLVKVFTEDGTYSAFGETYSLGRFPELVDAAPKGLFMTGESLVEFDENDPDKATGTQPLCFIEHSAHDMRIGYYRDTYLRTDKGWRLNTRAMTFIRRTGVHDSGRPHAIGRPAGG; encoded by the coding sequence ATGTCAACAAAGCGGACTGACGACATCGTCGAGATCCAGCAGCTGCTCGCCCGCTACGCGGTGACCATCACTCAGCTGGATGTCGAGAACCTGGTCAAGGTCTTCACCGAGGACGGCACCTACAGCGCCTTCGGCGAAACCTATTCGCTGGGGCGGTTTCCCGAGCTCGTCGACGCCGCGCCGAAGGGGTTGTTCATGACCGGCGAGTCGCTGGTCGAGTTCGACGAAAACGACCCCGACAAGGCCACCGGCACCCAGCCGCTGTGCTTCATCGAGCACTCCGCGCACGACATGCGCATCGGCTACTACCGGGACACCTACCTGCGGACCGATAAGGGCTGGCGGCTCAACACCCGGGCCATGACCTTCATCCGGCGCACCGGTGTGCACGATTCGGGCCGTCCGCACGCGATCGGCCGGCCGGCCGGCGGATGA
- a CDS encoding acyl-CoA dehydrogenase family protein — protein sequence MTTVAESGTTADEFRRDLRAWLDENDLSPGPDHSLDAHIQQMSRVRRALYDAGWMRYGWPEEVGGLGGSVIMRMIVAEEVLGRNIAEPGPYSMMEVLVPTMISYARPELAAEMVPRYLRGEEHWCQGFSEPGSGSDLASLSTKATQRGDDWVINGQKVWTSFAQFSKRCVLLTRTGTPDTPKHEGITAFFIDMDSPGITVRPLHTMHGVDEFCEVYFDDVVVPAERMLGNPGDGWRLANDLLPFERSTCFWQRISYLFTRLDRLIADETDAGDAELGAAFLALHTVRCRSAGTQHRFAEGAKLGPETSIDKVLLASAEQRLYDTARDVVPGVLELDETPWRSEFLYSRSATIYGGTAEIQRNIIARRLLDLGKE from the coding sequence ATGACCACGGTGGCCGAATCCGGCACGACGGCAGACGAATTCCGCAGAGATCTGCGTGCCTGGCTCGACGAGAACGATCTGAGCCCGGGCCCGGACCATTCGCTGGACGCGCACATCCAGCAGATGAGCCGCGTGCGTCGCGCCCTTTACGATGCCGGATGGATGCGGTACGGCTGGCCCGAAGAGGTCGGCGGCCTGGGCGGCTCGGTGATCATGCGGATGATCGTCGCCGAGGAGGTGCTCGGCCGTAACATCGCCGAGCCGGGCCCGTACTCGATGATGGAAGTCCTTGTGCCGACCATGATCTCGTACGCCCGCCCGGAGCTCGCCGCCGAGATGGTGCCGCGCTATCTGCGTGGCGAAGAGCACTGGTGCCAGGGCTTCTCCGAGCCCGGCTCGGGCAGTGACCTGGCGTCGTTGAGCACCAAGGCCACCCAGCGCGGCGACGATTGGGTGATCAACGGCCAGAAGGTGTGGACCAGCTTCGCCCAGTTCTCCAAGCGCTGCGTGCTACTCACCCGCACCGGAACGCCGGACACACCCAAGCACGAGGGCATCACCGCGTTCTTCATCGACATGGATTCGCCCGGGATAACCGTGCGGCCGCTGCACACCATGCACGGCGTCGACGAATTCTGCGAGGTGTACTTCGACGACGTGGTGGTGCCCGCCGAGCGCATGCTCGGCAATCCCGGCGACGGCTGGCGGCTGGCCAACGACCTGCTGCCGTTCGAGCGTTCGACGTGCTTCTGGCAGCGGATCTCCTACCTGTTCACCCGGCTCGACCGGCTGATCGCCGACGAGACCGATGCGGGCGACGCCGAGCTCGGCGCGGCTTTCCTCGCCCTGCACACCGTGCGCTGCCGGTCAGCGGGCACCCAGCACCGCTTCGCCGAAGGCGCCAAGCTGGGCCCGGAGACATCGATCGACAAGGTGCTGCTGGCCAGCGCCGAGCAGCGCCTCTACGACACGGCCCGCGATGTGGTGCCGGGCGTGCTCGAACTCGATGAGACGCCCTGGCGTTCGGAGTTTCTGTATTCGCGCTCGGCCACCATCTACGGCGGCACCGCGGAGATCCAGCGCAACATCATCGCCCGTCGGCTCCTTGACCTCGGGAAGGAGTGA
- a CDS encoding acyl-CoA dehydrogenase family protein → MLADTLEKSMSAAAAAGSPNVEDVLSDLGWLEMLDEIPDEATGLVFRLLGETGTHAGVINDVVLAAAGSQPGGTIALPYTGGRWVTWERTDGVHSAMDPELPVHATDAGTDVPLAKGRLALAWWLVGSARAMLALARQHAVDRVQFGRPIGSFQAVRHRLAETLVAIEGAEATLLMATDDFGCLLGKAAAGQAALTAAKHCQQVLGGIGFTDEHDLHRHVKRVFVLDGLLGSARDLTREAGATIRSLGHAPRLGNL, encoded by the coding sequence ATGCTGGCCGACACGCTCGAGAAGTCGATGAGCGCGGCCGCGGCGGCCGGCTCTCCTAATGTCGAGGACGTCCTGAGTGATCTCGGGTGGCTGGAGATGCTGGATGAGATTCCGGACGAGGCAACGGGTTTGGTGTTCCGCCTGCTGGGTGAGACTGGTACGCACGCCGGGGTGATCAATGACGTGGTGCTCGCCGCGGCAGGCAGTCAACCCGGCGGCACGATCGCGCTGCCGTACACCGGCGGCCGCTGGGTGACCTGGGAGCGCACCGACGGCGTGCATTCGGCGATGGATCCCGAACTTCCCGTCCACGCCACCGACGCCGGGACCGACGTTCCGCTGGCCAAGGGCCGACTCGCGCTCGCCTGGTGGCTGGTGGGGTCGGCGCGCGCGATGCTGGCGCTGGCGCGCCAGCACGCCGTGGACCGTGTTCAGTTCGGCCGGCCGATCGGGTCGTTCCAGGCCGTGCGCCACCGGCTCGCCGAGACGCTCGTCGCCATCGAGGGCGCGGAAGCCACTCTGCTGATGGCTACCGACGACTTCGGGTGTCTGCTGGGCAAAGCGGCCGCCGGCCAGGCTGCGCTCACCGCCGCCAAGCACTGTCAGCAGGTGCTCGGCGGTATCGGCTTCACCGATGAGCATGACCTGCACCGGCACGTGAAGCGCGTTTTCGTGCTGGACGGGCTGCTCGGATCGGCGCGCGATCTGACCCGCGAAGCGGGTGCCACCATCCGGTCGCTGGGGCATGCGCCCCGGCTGGGAAACCTGTGA
- a CDS encoding TetR/AcrR family transcriptional regulator, whose product MNSPSEEPAWKQRAVERSIRTAKVRAGQRVQRFLDAAQAIITEKGSTDFTVQEVVDRSRQSLRSFYLQFDGKHELLLALFEDALSRAADQIRAATSAQDDPLDRLKVAVTLLFELSRPDPTARRPLFTDFAPQLLISHPNEVKVAHAPLVALFAELMIEAAEAGELREDANPRRIAAMTMQTIMFIAQSSSVEDEENVHTPISGDEVWTFCSQGFARK is encoded by the coding sequence GTGAACAGCCCGAGCGAGGAACCTGCCTGGAAGCAGCGCGCCGTCGAGCGGTCCATTCGGACCGCCAAGGTGCGCGCCGGGCAGCGCGTGCAGCGATTCCTGGATGCCGCACAGGCCATCATCACCGAGAAGGGCAGCACCGACTTCACCGTGCAGGAGGTCGTCGACCGCTCCCGCCAGTCGTTGCGCAGCTTCTACCTGCAGTTCGACGGTAAGCACGAGCTGCTGCTCGCGCTGTTCGAGGATGCCCTGAGCCGGGCCGCCGATCAGATCCGCGCGGCGACGTCGGCGCAGGACGACCCGCTGGACCGCCTCAAGGTGGCCGTCACCCTGCTCTTCGAACTGTCCCGGCCGGACCCGACCGCCCGGCGGCCACTGTTCACCGACTTTGCCCCGCAACTGCTGATCTCGCACCCCAACGAGGTCAAGGTGGCTCACGCACCGCTGGTGGCGCTATTCGCCGAACTGATGATCGAGGCTGCGGAGGCGGGCGAACTGCGGGAAGATGCCAACCCGCGCCGGATCGCGGCGATGACCATGCAAACCATCATGTTCATCGCCCAGTCCAGCTCGGTGGAGGACGAGGAGAACGTCCACACACCGATCAGCGGCGACGAGGTGTGGACCTTCTGCTCTCAGGGCTTCGCCCGCAAGTAA
- the meaB gene encoding methylmalonyl Co-A mutase-associated GTPase MeaB, whose product MDVAELITAARGGNTRAVGRLLSLVESDRRDEVLAEVGRTAVPVVGITGPPGAGKSTTIAVLAAAYRERAQRVAVVAVDPSSPYSGGALLGDRIRMAQHINDPDVLIRSVATRGHLGGLAAAVPAAIRLLGALGYDVVLLESVGVGQSEIEIAAVADPTIVILNPGAGDAVQAAKAGLLEVADLVVVNKADREGAAQTVRDLKFETHVPVLTLVAAKAEGVGELVEAIEAHRRADTPERRAARARAQVLSLAQSRLHRHPDLDALAQAVADGSRDPYSAAEALIAQRVSSAEP is encoded by the coding sequence ATGGACGTCGCCGAGCTGATCACCGCGGCCCGCGGCGGGAACACCCGTGCGGTCGGGCGTCTGCTGAGCCTGGTCGAAAGTGACCGCCGCGACGAGGTACTGGCCGAGGTCGGTCGCACCGCTGTCCCGGTGGTCGGTATCACCGGGCCGCCCGGAGCCGGCAAGTCGACGACGATCGCGGTGCTGGCTGCGGCGTATCGCGAACGCGCGCAACGTGTCGCCGTGGTGGCCGTCGATCCGTCGTCGCCCTACAGCGGCGGCGCGCTGCTCGGTGACCGGATCAGGATGGCCCAGCACATCAACGACCCCGACGTGTTGATCCGGTCGGTGGCCACCCGCGGGCATCTTGGCGGCCTGGCCGCCGCCGTACCCGCCGCGATCCGCCTGCTCGGTGCGCTGGGCTATGACGTCGTCCTGCTGGAGAGCGTCGGCGTCGGGCAGTCGGAGATCGAGATCGCCGCGGTTGCCGACCCGACGATCGTGATCCTCAACCCCGGCGCCGGTGACGCCGTCCAGGCCGCGAAGGCCGGCCTGCTCGAGGTCGCCGACCTGGTGGTGGTGAACAAGGCCGACCGAGAGGGCGCCGCGCAGACCGTGCGCGACCTGAAGTTCGAGACGCACGTTCCGGTGCTGACGCTGGTCGCCGCCAAGGCCGAGGGGGTGGGGGAGCTGGTCGAGGCGATCGAGGCCCATCGGCGGGCCGACACCCCGGAGCGGCGCGCCGCACGGGCCCGTGCGCAAGTGTTGTCACTGGCGCAGAGCCGGCTGCACCGGCATCCCGATCTCGACGCGTTGGCACAGGCGGTCGCCGACGGCAGCCGCGATCCGTACAGTGCTGCGGAAGCGCTTATCGCACAACGAGTTTCGTCGGCCGAGCCGTAA
- a CDS encoding thiolase family protein, whose protein sequence is MPEAVIVSALRTPIGTAMKGTLRDTDAYQLADHVVGATVAELDEHVDRADIDDVILGEGLYGGGVVARHAAITAGLTSVPGAAVNRHCAAGQAAVQSAAASIRAGMDRLVIAGGVNSASTSPRFKRRAGEDMVDWFPPTHPDRPDAPNMDMSITVGWNAAVKAGVTREEMDAWALRSHRNAIAAIDEGRFKQEIVAIDTPHGLFDTDEHPRRDTSMERLAGLKPLHPEIEGFSITAGNACGANDAAAALAIASEDLGLPALGVIRSWASVGIDPAETGLAPVAAIEKALGRAGLSLADVDLFEINEAFAAMCVATIKLLDIDPERVNVSGSGCSLGHPVAATGARMLVTLTHELRRRGGGIAVAAMCAGGGMGSATVIEVGGY, encoded by the coding sequence GTGCCCGAAGCCGTGATCGTGTCCGCATTGCGCACCCCCATCGGCACCGCCATGAAGGGCACGCTGCGCGATACCGACGCCTACCAGCTGGCCGACCACGTCGTGGGTGCGACGGTGGCCGAGCTCGACGAACATGTCGACCGCGCCGACATCGACGACGTCATCCTCGGTGAAGGCCTCTACGGCGGCGGGGTGGTCGCCCGGCACGCCGCGATCACGGCCGGCCTGACCTCGGTGCCCGGCGCGGCCGTCAACCGGCATTGCGCCGCGGGGCAGGCGGCCGTGCAGAGCGCCGCAGCCAGCATTCGCGCCGGCATGGACCGCCTCGTGATCGCCGGCGGAGTCAACTCGGCGTCGACGTCGCCGCGGTTCAAGCGCCGCGCCGGGGAGGACATGGTCGACTGGTTCCCGCCGACCCACCCCGACCGCCCAGATGCGCCGAACATGGACATGTCCATCACGGTCGGGTGGAACGCCGCGGTGAAGGCGGGCGTGACGCGAGAAGAGATGGATGCCTGGGCATTGCGGTCACACCGCAACGCGATCGCGGCGATCGACGAAGGCCGATTCAAGCAAGAGATCGTCGCGATCGACACGCCGCACGGACTGTTCGACACCGACGAACACCCGCGCCGCGACACCAGCATGGAACGGCTGGCCGGCCTCAAGCCGCTGCATCCCGAGATCGAGGGCTTTTCGATCACCGCGGGAAATGCCTGCGGCGCCAACGACGCCGCGGCCGCCCTCGCGATCGCCAGCGAGGACCTGGGCCTGCCCGCGCTCGGCGTCATCCGGTCCTGGGCCTCGGTGGGCATCGACCCGGCCGAGACCGGTCTGGCCCCGGTGGCGGCGATCGAGAAAGCGCTTGGGCGGGCCGGTCTTTCGCTGGCCGATGTCGACCTGTTCGAGATCAACGAGGCCTTCGCCGCGATGTGTGTGGCCACCATCAAGCTCCTCGACATCGACCCCGAGCGGGTCAATGTCAGCGGCAGTGGGTGTTCGCTCGGGCATCCGGTGGCGGCCACCGGCGCGCGGATGCTGGTGACGCTGACCCACGAGCTGCGCCGTCGCGGCGGCGGGATCGCGGTCGCCGCGATGTGCGCCGGCGGCGGGATGGGCTCGGCGACGGTGATAGAGGTCGGCGGTTACTGA
- a CDS encoding SDR family NAD(P)-dependent oxidoreductase, protein MQISGSSAVVFGGAGGLGEATVRKLHGAGVKVVIADLADDKGKELAAELGIPYVRTDVTSDDDVQAAIAAAEELGPLRISVDTHGGPAGGGRLVGKDGSPMEMEAFTKTITFYLTAVFNVMRHVAAAMARQEPDENGARGVIINTASIAAYEGQIGQLPYSAAKGGVVAMTLVAARDLSPLGIRVMAIAPGTINTPAYGKAADQLEAYWGPQVPFPKRMGRSVEYGQLALSIAENDYLNGETIRLDGALRFPPK, encoded by the coding sequence ATGCAGATCAGTGGGAGTTCCGCCGTCGTCTTCGGTGGAGCGGGCGGCCTCGGCGAGGCCACCGTGCGCAAGCTGCACGGGGCGGGCGTCAAGGTCGTGATCGCCGACCTCGCCGATGACAAGGGCAAGGAACTGGCCGCCGAGCTCGGCATCCCCTACGTCCGCACCGACGTCACCAGCGACGACGACGTGCAGGCCGCGATCGCCGCGGCCGAGGAACTCGGCCCGCTGCGCATCTCGGTCGACACCCACGGCGGCCCCGCCGGCGGCGGCCGGTTGGTCGGCAAGGACGGCTCTCCCATGGAAATGGAGGCGTTCACGAAGACCATCACCTTCTACCTGACCGCGGTGTTCAACGTGATGCGTCATGTTGCGGCCGCGATGGCGCGCCAGGAGCCCGACGAGAACGGCGCCCGCGGCGTGATCATCAACACCGCATCGATCGCCGCGTACGAGGGTCAGATCGGCCAGCTCCCCTACTCCGCCGCCAAGGGCGGCGTCGTCGCCATGACTCTGGTTGCCGCACGCGATCTTTCACCGCTGGGTATCCGGGTGATGGCGATCGCGCCGGGCACCATCAACACCCCCGCCTACGGCAAGGCCGCCGACCAGCTGGAGGCGTACTGGGGTCCGCAAGTGCCGTTCCCCAAGCGGATGGGCCGTTCGGTCGAGTACGGGCAGCTGGCCCTGTCGATCGCCGAGAACGACTACCTCAACGGCGAAACCATCCGTTTGGACGGGGCACTGCGCTTCCCGCCGAAGTAG